One Hevea brasiliensis isolate MT/VB/25A 57/8 chromosome 6, ASM3005281v1, whole genome shotgun sequence genomic window, TGTGCCCTGCATTTAGCTAGAAGATTCAGCAATACTCTTTCAGTTTTGACTTGAGGTTGCTGGAAATGGGAAGTTTTGATATGATCTTAGGAGTTGACTAGATGAAAACATGTAATCCCATTCTATTTGACTTTCAGAATTCAAAGATCAGTTTTAAGAAGGATGGGAAATCAATAACTTTGCAGGGAATTGGTGATTTTCACTCTAAGTTACTGAATCGTATAAGTTGTCAACAACTTTTACATAAGTAGGggaaggattttcaaactcccttGTTTTGTATACAAGTTTCTGAGTCATATTCTTTAATAATTCCAAATACTGCAGTATCCTCAAGTAATTCAGTTGCATTTCAAGGTACTGCAGCACCCTCAAGTTCTTATTCAGTTGAATAGCAGTCATTATTGGATGAGTATCATGGGATTTTTGAGGATCTAAAAGGCCTGCCACCTTTCCGAAGTCACAACCATTCAATTCCCTTGGAACCTTCAACATTGCCTGTCAATATTAGACCTTATAGATATCCACATTTTCAGAAGACAGAAATAGAGAAACTTGTGGATGAAATGTTGCAAAATGAGATCATTCAGCCTAGCACTAGTCAATATTCTTCTCCAGTACTACTTGTCAAGAAGAAAGATGATTTTTGGAGATTTTGCATTGACTACAAGAAGTTGAATGATCTTACCATTAAAGACAAGTTCCCAATTCTTATTATAGATGATCTTCTAGATGAGTTTCATGGTGCTTCAATCTTTTCTAAGATTGATTTAAAAGCTGGATACCATCAGATTAAGATGAATCCTTCTGATATTCACAAAACAGCTTTTAAAACACatcatgggcattatgaatttactGTCACGCCCTTTGGGCTAACAAATGCCCTTGCAACATTTCAAGCACTCATGAACTACATCTTCAAGCCTAATTTGAGCAAGTTTGTATTAGTGTtctttgatgatattttgatctaTAACTCATCTTGGGAACAACATTTGCACCATTTGAAATTAGTCTTTCAAGTTTTGCAGCAGTAACAATTGTTTTCAAAACTTAGTAAACATTCATTTGGCAAGGCTAAAATTGATTATTTAGGCCATATTATATCATGGTAAGGGGTAGCAACAGACCCTACCAAGATTAAAGTTGTTCTGTCTTGGCTAGTACCAACTTCAGTCAAAGAGTTGAGGAGTTTTTTGAGAttaactgggtattacagaaaATTTGTTCAACACTATGGCATTATCAATAAACCACTCTGACATGCTTAAGATGATTTTCAGTGGGGTGAGATAGCTCAAAGAGCATTTAATCACCTCAGAATAGCCATGTCTCAAGCTCCAGTTCTAGCACTTCcaaatttcaataaacctttcatTGTTGAAACTGATACTAGTGGGTCAGGCAAGGGGGCAATTTTGAAGCAAAATGGACATCCTATAGCCTTTATCTCTAAGGCTTTTGGCCCACGAACTAAAGCACTATCAGTCTATGAGAGAGAGCCGCTAGCCATTACTTTTGCTGTCTTTAAATGGAGACATTACCTAGAGCAAGGGCCATTCTTTATTAAGACTGACCATGAGAGAGTATCAAACATTTACTGGAGCAAAGGTTGCACACTAATTTGCAATTGAGAGGTGTTTCCAAATTATTAGGGCtgcaatataaaattatataaagaaGGAGGGTGGAAAACAAAGTTTTTGATGCCTTATTAAGGAAACTTGCAGTAGTGGATGGTTAACTTTATGCTTTACACTTTTCATTGTAGCATACTTGGATGGCACAATTGATTCATAGCTATGAAGGGGATGCTAAAGCTATTGAATTCATCTCTCACCTGTCAATAGATGAGCAAGCCCACCCTAGTTATTCCTATAAAAATGGATTGTTATTCTATAAGGATAGGTTGTATGTGGGCATCAATGGTAATTTGAGAGAGCATTTGTTGGTTCTTTACCGTAATTCTCATTGGGGAAGCCATTCTGGAATTAATGCTACTTTTGTGAGATTGAGCAGACATTTTTACTGGCTTGGTATGTTGAAATCAATGGTGGACTGGATTAAAAGCTGTGATACTTGTGCTATGTGTAAAACAAAAACACGTGCCTCTCCAGGGCTTTTACAACCTTTACCTATTCCAACTCAGGCATGGCAGCATGTTACAACGGATTTTGTGGAGCAACTACCAAAATCTCAAGGCAAGGATACTATTCTGGTGGTGATTTGCATATTTACAAAGTATGGGCACTTCATTCCATTGCAACATCCTTTCATAGCCTCAACTGTTGCTAAATTgtttttggatactatttttaagCTCCATGGCCTTCCTGTTTCTATTATCACTCATAGAGACAAGATTTTTACAAGTTTATTCTAGAAAGATTTGTTTAAAATGATGGGGACTAAGTTTGCTTATAGTACAGCCTATCACCCTCAGTTAGATGGCCAATCTAAGAGATTAAATCAGAGTCTTGAAGGGTATTCGAGGTGTCTTTGTTATCAAGCACCTCATTCTTGGGTTATATGGCTTCCTTTAGCTAAGTGATGATATAACACCAGCCATCATAGTGCCTTGAAGTTGTCTCCAtttgaagctttatatggttACAAGCAAGCTCCATTGACTTTACTGCCTCTTGAGAATACTTCAATAGGTGCAGTGACTGATTTTGTGCAAGATAGACAACATATGTATCAGCTTATTAAAGATAACTTGTTAGCAGCACAGAATAAAATGAAACAATATGCTAATAAAAAGAGGTCTGAAAGAAGTTTTGAATTGGGGGATTGGGTGTATCTCAAATTACAACCCTATAGGCAGAGTTCTATAGCTTTAAGGAAGAACTTCAAGCTGGCAGCAAGGCATTATGGGCCTTTTCAGGTGGAAGCTAAAGTTGGTACTGTGGCTTACAAACTAAAACTACCCCCTAATTCCACTATTCATCCTGTGTTCCATGTTTCGTTATTAAAGAAAAAGGTTGGAGACAATACTGTGATTGCTCGGGATCTACCTCTTTTCCAAGATGATAAAGTGATAGTGGCTCTAGAAAAGGTTTTGCATATCAGAATAATTACCAGGCATGATCAACAAGTTCTTCAAGGACTCGTCAAGTGGAAGAATTTACTTGAAAAAGAAGCTACCTGGGAGGATCAGACCTTTAATCTTTCTCAATTTTTTGAGTTTCAATCCTTTTGGGGACAAGAAGATACCATTTGGTGGGGTTATCATACATATTataggaagaggaagaagaatagTAATAAGTAGTGAGAGTTGGGTAGCTAAGATTTTGGAGGGAAAAGATACTTTAGTAATTGACTTTTCTACTATTTGTTAGGGGCAATTATACTGCTCTGTTGTACAAGCAGTTACACTTCTCTTGTATAAAAGGGAAGTCTTTTCCTGTATTCATTCATTCAAGAATCAATAATAGAaatatttttctcttcttcaatattttctattcttttctcatCTAATCTCTATTCTCTTCTCATCCAATCTTCTATAATTCTGCTTAATCTCTCTATTTCAAATACTATTTCAGATCTAATCTTTAACAAAAAGCTAGCTCAAAGGGCGGAGGTTTGCCCAAGTCATATATATTAATGTTATTAAACCCAACCTGAGAGTTGACCCAACGAAGGAACCGGGTGAATAGGTCAATGGTTCAACCAGTGGATCAATGATTCAACCAATGAGTcattaaaaattaactaaatatatataatttaattaaaaattaattaaatataataaccattaatataaacaaataaataaatataattaattaaattttaattatttaaatgaaattttaacatttattaagttatatttaatttaatagtgtttttaaattttatataaaagtattcaagtaatataatgtataaaaatttatataaatgtatAATGCTCTTTTTaacatttataaaatattaaatatatgtaaaaaaataaatatctcAAAGTAAAAAAAAACACATAACTATCAAGTTAcctcaatttatttttattttaaagattTTTAATAAGGTTTTGAGTTTAATTCTCAATAccaatactaaaaaaaaaaattctattaagAGCCAATCGGGTCAACTGGATCACACCAGTTCACCAGTTCAACAGGAGGGTTGACCGGGTCACACCGGGTTGATCGGGTCACACCGGGTCACTTTCTTGTCTAGTTCAATTACAAACTCGAACCGATTCAACCAGCCGGTTCGGTCCGAATTTAATAACTATGATATATATAACTCAAATACCTCATCTAGTTGTAGGATGAAACACTTACTATTATGCCAACAGCTTAAGCTCTTAGCAGAGGTGCAACGCTAACCCCTTATAGAATAGTAGCCCAAGCGCCATGGGCTAAAGATATCTAGGCAGGATGCTAGCCCACCATGTTATCCCCACCTAGTACCAACAATCCCCACCGCACCGCCGGCCAAGGATTCGAACCTGTGACCTCCGCTCTGATATCATGTAGAGAAAATGAACCAGACCAAACTCCATCCCAAAATCTAGCTTAAGGGTAGGAGATTTGCTCAAACCATATATATAGCTCAAATACCTCATCTCAAACCAATGCACCAGCCTTTTTCTCGGGGTCAGTAGTAATATAAAAATGTCCTTACAAAATAGCTCTTATACGTTGCTATTAGTGGTATGCGTGCATGTCTATATCTATGTTAATATACATGATCTTTGAGCTAGCTACCATACTCAAAAAAAAGTACAGGTCAAATAGCCATACATGTAGCCCATGTGTGTAAGTTATGGAGTCACCTATGGTAGATCCTGCCAATTTTGGGTTTAGAGAAGATGCAGGACAAACCTTCATATGTATGCTCAATCATACCATATGATATTCTCCATCCCAATTATTTCTTAATAAGTTGTTCCATGTTCAACATGTTGATTTTCTAGATTTAGGTAAGATAATGGATAATTTAATGAACTTTTAGGATCTTATTTTATCTTTGACTACAAAATTTCATGACTTGAGAAATCATTACACAAAATAAAATACATTGCAAAGTATTGTAAGGGTTAGAATAATTTAGAGGACACCAAACATAGTTTTTTGGCATTGTATAATAGCATAGATGAAAAGAGAAGCAGACTCACCTGCCAAGGGATCCTTCACAGAAAACAAAGAAGGTACCATCCTTGCTTAAGGACACACCATTTGGAAATTGAAGATTCCTTACAAGGACAGTGGTTTCCTTTGTAATTGGATTGTACTTTAGAACCCTCCCGCTATCATCGGCAGAAAAAACCAATTGCATGAAGTTCCTGAAAGATACTATGGTGTAAAAGTAATGCATGATAACCATATAATAGCACTTAACACAAGGAAGACTATAAGCAACACCAAGAGTTCTCTATAATGGTATAAAAGCAAGCTTAAGACAAAGGGTGACTTTTTAGACAAATTGGACTAATGAATTTGCACATGATTTAATTGGATCAGAATAAACGACAGACTATAATGTGTGGCATTTGATGTAATCAAGAAGTGAGGCTTATAACAGTCACATGGTTAGGAAACTAGCGGTAACAAGGTCTGTAATCCAgctcaaaaaaaaaagaaagtctgGCAGtccaatttgaggaaaagaataaGCAGGAATGACGAGTTAGGGATTAGAAATCCAAAAACGAAAATCAGGGTAAACACAAGGCATAATTACATATCTAGATGTCCTCCAGCTTAATAAATGGGTCACCCTCCTTAGTCAAGATTATAATTTCTTCTCAACTGCATTCTATTCTCTTTCTACATACCACAGCTTAAGCGGCATTTTATTATAGCATCTTCAATATAGAAACACGATGAGAAATCTCTCAATAAACTGTTTCCTGTCACAAAAGGTGAGTGGCATTTGGATGGTCCTGACATGGTCACATAACAAAGTTGTTCTCAGCATTCTGTTAGTGTTACATGCACTAAAGGGAAATAAATATCAAATGCAATTACAGCCAATGAGTAAAATCACCAAAAGCCTACCTCCTCTGGTATTGAGTGCTACTATCTGTGAAATAAATGTTCCCTCGATCATCAATGTCTAGATCATTGGTAAACTGCAGTGGGATCCCTTCTGCTTCAGTTGTTAGTGATGTTGCCAAGCCACCTTCTGGCCCCACCTTCAACAGCCCAAAATATGCATCAGCAATGTATAAATCACCGGTTTTCTTATCAAATCGAAGCCCCAAAGGCCTGCCACAAATGTGCTCATTCTTCAAATAACTCAAAGGTGATGGTTTTGGGTTGCAAATTTCTGATCTGAACCCCAAATAAAAGTTgccaaaaataaaaaaagattagTCAAGAGCACAATTCCAAAGATAACCAGAAACCTTGAACACAGGTACAGTGATATTTTTAGCTACAAGCAAAAGCCAAAAATTGGAACTAGACCTGTATAATTCAAACAATAGTCAAATATAGTAAAATTCATTAGCTGGTCAAAGAAAATTCAGGCATCATATACAATTATAAATTTTCTTTGCCGAAATAATATTTACTAATTCAATTTACAAATCAATAGGCAGAGGACCATGAACATTATAAGAATTTATGCACTATACACATTTTTAGTTAAATATCATATAGaccatttaattaattcaaatagaAAATTTGTGCATTGATTAGTCCTTGCCAATTGCAGATCATTTGCTTTTCATCCATAGTAATTGATAATTAGTAATAATATACAGATGAAAGCACCCTTACAGATTTTTGAAAACAGCAACAATTAGGGTAAACTAAACATCCACGAGCTAGGAATCTCACTTTTGGTTAACTTTACACATTCTGTCTATCAAATACCAAAACTAAACCTACCAAAATATGATCACAATAACAAAACTCACATTTCTACAGAGAAAAACATAAACCCAAAAGAAGCAAAAATCCACATAAATAAATTCACCTATAGTTCCAAATACACAACCTAAAAACAATTCCTGCAACAACAAAACCCTTCAATAAGTGTTCAACTCCTAAGtacaaaaaaacaaaacaaaattatcAAAAATATTTCAATACATCCAAAATCATCTAATTTTAGCTGCATCACAGaacataattcaacaaaaaaATTCCAAAAGAACTGACCTATAAGGTGAAGTATAAGCAAAATCAATCCATTTATGACCATCCCAGAACACGATTCTCCCATCCGCAAGACCAGTGTAAGGCCCCCGGCCAAGAGGGTCAAAGGCGATACTCTCAGGGCCTTGAACTTGATTGAGAAACTTAATTTCAGATCTTTGCAGTAAGTTATCCTTGTCTTTCTCGGTAGGAACCAATGACCAGTCCGGCATGTCAACTTTCACGGCCTTGAAGTCTGGGAATTCTGAGATAGCACTGTGCTTAAGAGGGTCAATGCCACAGTACAAGGCTAAAAGGAGGAAGAGACCGGCGAGAATTCCAGTGGGAGTCATTGCGGAGAAGGTTGAGCTTCCGGTCAGAGAGAGGAAGGGTAGCCTGGGGCTGTAAATGAAGTGGAGTGGTGGCAGAGTGTCAACTACCTCCTGAGTAGggggtttagaaagcttaaatATGAACGCGAGGTCTCCTTGGAGCTTCAAGCTTTAGTCAGTATGGTGGGCGTTTGAAAATAGGATTTGAATGAAAATATCACGCACCCGACCCACCCTCGCTCTTCTGGTTTTTGCTTCGGCAAATTGTTGAATTTGTCGGttaaatttaactatttttattttttatctaaattaatttataaattttaatttaatcttaaattagcctaaaatttaaaatttataaattcaatttcttaatttttaatttaaattaaaaattaagaaatttaatttatttttaactaaatttcttacttttttaatttaaattcaaaattaaaaaaaaactcaatttctttttttaatttttatgttaaattaaatttaaattaaaaatttaaattaaattaaaaaaaaaatgaaagtgagttaaattgaattttttttcacTAAATTAATTGAGCTTTAAGCATTGACATTGTCACCAAGTCGGATTCTTTATTTCATTTGATAGAAAATTGGATTCAACTTTATTTATTGGtcattatttttttatcttttttttctttattattgATTTGATAACGTATGACACAAAGAATTAAATATCTTAATTCTTTTGTTTGGAAACTATGATGCCTCAAATATGTTCAAGAGGGGGTGAATtggattaaaataattttttgattcTTGCtcaaaacatttttaaaaaattatgactTGATTCAATAAAGTACTCTGTTGTGAAGTGAGTGAATAAAATAACTCAAATAAACTATTGATGCTCATTTAATTAAAAGTATATTCAGTATATTGATCATGTAGAATATACCAGAACTCAGTCAATAGAGAAGTAAACTGATTCAAGTCATAGCACAAAGAAATAGAGCGAAGCGTGATTATATCAAGATTCAAAGAGATAAATCAAGAAATCAGACGCTTTCAAAGATAGCAAAATTAACTCAACCAGAaataaattgcatgaatttaaagaaTAAGAGTTGAGAAAAGTGAACACTGAATTTATTGTGGTTTGGTCTAAGTAGCCTACATCTACTCTCTCAgatatcccactttgagtcttcactctactatttttctcttttaaatgcaagagacaaaagccctttacaaatcttcataccaaagtgtaacacccccctgtagcaactccgtacattctattgcttcggtgaccggtgtcggtccgaacagctagaacgtccagaaaaatatttaaactaaagtgaggaatcat contains:
- the LOC110639414 gene encoding protein STRICTOSIDINE SYNTHASE-LIKE 3; this translates as MTPTGILAGLFLLLALYCGIDPLKHSAISEFPDFKAVKVDMPDWSLVPTEKDKDNLLQRSEIKFLNQVQGPESIAFDPLGRGPYTGLADGRIVFWDGHKWIDFAYTSPYRSEICNPKPSPLSYLKNEHICGRPLGLRFDKKTGDLYIADAYFGLLKVGPEGGLATSLTTEAEGIPLQFTNDLDIDDRGNIYFTDSSTQYQRRNFMQLVFSADDSGRVLKYNPITKETTVLVRNLQFPNGVSLSKDGTFFVFCEGSLGRLRKYWLKGEKAGTSEVFAILPGFPDNVRTNAEGNFWVAVHCRRTFYSYMCARYPKLRMFLLKLPIPTKIQYLLHIGGRLHAVVAKYSPEGKLLQVLEDSQGKVVKAISEVEEKDGKLWMGSVLMPFVGVYKLA